Genomic DNA from Streptomyces sp. GS7:
CGCCTACGTCAAGGCCACGGAGGGCACCAGCTACACGAACCCGTACTTCAGCCAGCAGTACCACGGCTCGTACCACGCGGACATGATCCACGGCGCCTACCACTTCGCACTGCCGGACCACTCCGGCGGTGCCACGCAGGCGCGGTTCTTCGCGCACCACGGCGGTGGCTGGTCGCGGGACGGCAGGACGCTGCCCGGCGCGCTGGACATGGAGTACAACCCCTACGGCGCGACCTGCTACGGCAAGAGCCATGCGGGGATGGTGAACTGGATCGGCGACTTCGTGCGGGCCTACCGGGCGGAGACCGGCCGCGACGCGGTCATCTACACCTCGACCAACTGGTGGAAGCGGTGCACCGGCAACTCGGCCCGCTTCGGCCGGACGAACCCGCTGTGGATCCCCCACTACAGCACCTCCGTCGGCTCGCTGCCGGGCAGCTGGCGATTCCACAGCATCTGGCAGCACACCTCCTCGGGGCACACCGTCGGGGACCACAACCGCTTCAACGGGACGTACGGCAGGCTGAAGGTGCTCGCCTATGGGGAGGACGACGACGACTGACCGGGGAGCCCTACCCACCGGGCGGGCATTGCCCGGGGTGAGGCACCATCAAGTTCTCCTGATACGCGGGCAATTCGCGTACAACCATCCCCGTCCGGCCGGTGTCCAACACGGTGCATCACCATCACGGTGAATGACCACGCGACGGACACCACCTGACGGGGGTATTCCCATGAAGCGTTCACGTGCCATCACAGGATCCGCGGCACTGGCGGCGGCCGGTATCGCCACGATGGGCCTGGCCACCACGGCATCGGCCGCGCCGGCGAGAGCCGCGGCGTACAACGGAGCGTGCGGCAGCGGATATCGCGTCGTGAATTCCCTACCGGTCACCGGAAAAGGGACCGTGTATCTGACGTACAGCGCGAAGACCGGAAAGAACTGCGTGGTGACGGTCCGGAACAGCCCCGGTAAGCCGGTGTTCCTCTACACCTATCTCGGCCCCTCGGACGGCAGCTCCGACACGGTTTTCGACAGCGGTGACTACACCTCCTATGCGGGACCGGTGTATCTGGCGGCGAAAGGCCGCTGTGTGGACTGGGGCGGGACCGTCGAGACGGTGAGCGTCAGCGTTTCCGGCTCGA
This window encodes:
- a CDS encoding lysozyme, which translates into the protein MPLRRPAPARRTIPLAAGTLVSLFSVLALPLVLPGTATASPDAGKTPAHPEQDWMGSTIAMHEGIDEQVASEPRGAWSRRAVAGVDVSSHNGRVNWRRLRRNGVRFAYVKATEGTSYTNPYFSQQYHGSYHADMIHGAYHFALPDHSGGATQARFFAHHGGGWSRDGRTLPGALDMEYNPYGATCYGKSHAGMVNWIGDFVRAYRAETGRDAVIYTSTNWWKRCTGNSARFGRTNPLWIPHYSTSVGSLPGSWRFHSIWQHTSSGHTVGDHNRFNGTYGRLKVLAYGEDDDD
- a CDS encoding spore-associated protein A; translated protein: MKRSRAITGSAALAAAGIATMGLATTASAAPARAAAYNGACGSGYRVVNSLPVTGKGTVYLTYSAKTGKNCVVTVRNSPGKPVFLYTYLGPSDGSSDTVFDSGDYTSYAGPVYLAAKGRCVDWGGTVETVSVSVSGSNCGRLAPGVVTHH